A stretch of DNA from Candidatus Methylomirabilota bacterium:
ATAGCGCTCGGCAAGCGTGGCCGGGGTGTCACCGGGGCGCGCGAACGTGACGATGAACTCGTCCGAGCGGAAAGCGTCCGGCAGGGGCTCGACGCGGGCGGCCGGCGCCCCGCGGGCGGGACGGGGCGGGGCCCCGGGCTCGGCGGCGCGCTCGGGCTCCGCGGTGGCGCAGGCGGCGGCGAGGAGGGCCAGGGCACCCACCAGCAGTCGTCGGGCGGCGGTGGCCGCCGGAGTGCTTCGACTCACGCGCGCCCCCGGTGCCCGACCAGCTCGAAGACCTCCACCTGCTCCTCCTTGCCCTTCACCTTGATGGGCCCCAGCGGCACGACCTCGACGAGGTTCCGCACCTTGTCGTAGGTGCGCTCGCTGATGAGGATGCGGCCGGGCTTGGCGTTGGACTCGAGCCGCGAGGCGAGGTTCACGCTGTCGCCGATGACGGTGTACTCCATGCGCTCACCCGAGCCCACCGTGCCCGCCACGACCTCGCCCACGCTGACGCCGATGCCCACCTGGATGCGCTCCTTGCCTTCCTTGGCGCGCGCCTCGTTGAGGGCGGTGATCCCCTCCTGCATGGCGATGGCCGTGCGTACCGCGCGCACCGCGTGGTCGGGGTGCGCGATGGGCGCGCCGAACACCGCCATCACCGCGTCACCGAGGAACTTGTCGAGCGTCCCGTCGTGCTTGAAGACGGTCTCGATCATCAGCGCGTAGAACTCGTTGAGGAGGAGCACCACGTCTTCCGGCGACATCCGCTCCGACAGCGGGGTGAACCCGCGGATGTCGCAGAAGAGCACGGTGGCCTCGCGCCGCTCGCCGGTGAGCACGAGATGCTCGGGGTCCTTGAGTATCTCCTCCACCACCTCGCGGGCGACGTAGCGCGTGAAGGCGTGCTTGATCATCTCCTTCTCGCGGAGGCTCCGGGCCATCTGGTTGAAGGACTCGGTGAGCGTGCCGAGCTCGTCGCGGGAGGTCACCGGCAGCGCGACGTTGAAGTCGCCCTCGGCGATGGCGCGCGTCCCGCGCACGAGGCGGAAGATGGGCCGCGACAGGAGGTTCGAGAGGCCGATGGCCCCGAGCACGCCCACGACGACCATGGCGCCGGTGATGACGACGGCGCGCCAGAAGGCGTGCGCGAGCGCGTTGGTGATCGTCTGCTTGGAGAAGCCGAGGTAGAGGGCGCCGACCGGCGTGTCGCTGAAGACCAGCGGCATCGCGAAGTCGATCACCTCGCCCTTGTTGGTCTTGTACATGCGGACGAGAGGCTCGCTGCCGAGCTGCTCGAGCCCGGCGGGCCGCGTGATCGGCTTGCCGATCTCACCCACGTCGGAGTGCGCGAGCACGGTGCCGTTCTCGTCCGCGATGGCCACGTAGGCCACGTCGGGATCCTTCATCGCGTCCTTCACGAGCACGTTGAGTGTCAGCTCGTCCGAGGCGAGGAGCGAGCTCTTCGCCCCCGCGGAGAGATTCTCGGCGATGGTGAGGCCACGCTTGGTCATCTCCGCGGTCAGCGTCAGCTGCTCCTGGCGAATGAGGAAGGCGCTGACGAGGCTGACGGTGAGGAAGACCAGGGCGATGATGACGAGGCTCAGCTTGACCTTGAGGGGCAGCCGCATGCCGCGCGGGCGGGGGGTCGGGGGGGTGGGCTCCGCGGCCGTCGCGGACGCCTTCTGGCTCATGCGGACCTCATTGATAGTCGAGCATAGCAACCGCACGCACTTGGATCAACATGGGCGGCACCCAAGGGGGCGGCTCGCGAGCTCCGTGTACCGCGCGCCGGTGGGGTGGAGATCGCTTTTCATCAACGAGAGCGCGGTGATCGGGAGACGAGCGACCGCAACGCTCCCCACCCGCGCCACCGCCTGCCGGAGGGCCGCCGGGTCGTCCCGGCGCCAGCGGCGCTCGTCCGCGACCCGCCCGATGGTGAGGTGGGGGTGCCAGGGCCGGCTCTCCGGGGGAAAGCCCCGCGCCACGAGCCCCGCCACCAGCCGGGCCTGAAGCGCCCGGGCAGCCAGCGCCCCCTCCGCCACCCCCACCCAGAAGATGCGGGGCCGCTCGAGGCCCGGGAACGCCCCGAGCCCGTGGAGCCCGACCTCGAAGGGCGCGCTGGCCGCCGCGGCCTCCCCGATGGCCCCGAGCGCGTCCTCGAGCCGCGCGTCGTGCTGATTGCCCAGGAAGTAGAGCGTGAGGTGGAGGTTGGCCGGCGGCACCCACGCCACCGCCCGCCCCAGCGGGCGCAGGCGGTCCACCTCGGCGGCGACGGCCGTGCGCGCGTCCTCGGTCAGGAGCAGCGCGATGAAGGCACGCGGCATCGACGCCGCGTCAGGCGGAGAGCAGCGCGCGGCGGAGCATATCGAGAGCGGCCTGGGCGGATTGCCACTTCACCGCGACCCGCCCCCCCGGAAAGAGGAAACG
This window harbors:
- the thpR gene encoding RNA 2',3'-cyclic phosphodiesterase, producing MPRAFIALLLTEDARTAVAAEVDRLRPLGRAVAWVPPANLHLTLYFLGNQHDARLEDALGAIGEAAAASAPFEVGLHGLGAFPGLERPRIFWVGVAEGALAARALQARLVAGLVARGFPPESRPWHPHLTIGRVADERRWRRDDPAALRQAVARVGSVAVARLPITALSLMKSDLHPTGARYTELASRPLGCRPC
- a CDS encoding adenylate/guanylate cyclase domain-containing protein; the protein is MSQKASATAAEPTPPTPRPRGMRLPLKVKLSLVIIALVFLTVSLVSAFLIRQEQLTLTAEMTKRGLTIAENLSAGAKSSLLASDELTLNVLVKDAMKDPDVAYVAIADENGTVLAHSDVGEIGKPITRPAGLEQLGSEPLVRMYKTNKGEVIDFAMPLVFSDTPVGALYLGFSKQTITNALAHAFWRAVVITGAMVVVGVLGAIGLSNLLSRPIFRLVRGTRAIAEGDFNVALPVTSRDELGTLTESFNQMARSLREKEMIKHAFTRYVAREVVEEILKDPEHLVLTGERREATVLFCDIRGFTPLSERMSPEDVVLLLNEFYALMIETVFKHDGTLDKFLGDAVMAVFGAPIAHPDHAVRAVRTAIAMQEGITALNEARAKEGKERIQVGIGVSVGEVVAGTVGSGERMEYTVIGDSVNLASRLESNAKPGRILISERTYDKVRNLVEVVPLGPIKVKGKEEQVEVFELVGHRGRA